Below is a window of Rhodopseudomonas sp. P2A-2r DNA.
CCGACACCGACGGCATCGACCACTTCCGCGTGGTCGAGGGCGACCGGCTGATGTGGTCGAGCCCGGAAACCACCTGGGCGGCGCGGCCGCAGCGCTTCGCGGGCAGCATCGCCCGACGCATCCGCACCGTGTTTCCGCAGCTCGGCAAGGTGGCCATCGCCGAGACGTTTGGCGGCGCGGTCGGGCTGACCGTGCACGGCATGCCCCAGGTCGGCCAGTTGGGGCGCGGGCTGTGGGTGGCCAGCGGCTTCGGCCGGCACGGGCTCAACACCACGGCGATGGCCGGGCAACTGATCGCACGCGGCATCGTCGACGGCGACGACCGCTGGCGGCTGTTCGCGCCGTTCGAGCTGGTGTGGGCCGGCGGCACCACGGGCCGGTTCGCCGGCCATCTCATCACCGCCTGGGAGCGCCGCGGCGCCGCGGTGGCCGGGACGCTGGCGCGCTACCGGGAACGGGCCCGCGCCCGGGAACTGGTGCGCGAGGCGCGGCTGGCGGAAGCCAACCGGCAAGCCGGTACCCGGGGGCCGCGGCCGCAGGCCTGATGTCCGCTACTGCCGGAACGACATAAAACAACATAAAGTGAGCGATCTACCGCTCTGGGCGTGTAACTTCCGCCGGATCCGACCGTATTTTCCTGCGAACGAGATTTCCGTCTCGACCTCTCTGGGAGACCATCATGATCGATCGCCGCATTCTGCTTGCCTCCGCTGCCAGCCTGGCGGCGCTGTTTTCCTTCAACTGGCTGCGCGGCACGCCGGCTCGGGCGGCCGAGAAATTCGAGGTCGAGAAGACCGACGCCGAATGGCGCAAGCAGCTGACGCCGCAGCAATACGAGATCCTGCGCCAGGAGGGCACCGAGCGCCCGGGCTCCAGCCCGCTGCTCAAGGAACACCGCAAGGGCATCTTCGCCTGCGCCGGCTGCGACAATCCGCTGTTCGCTTCCGAGACGAAGTATGAGAGCGGAACCGGCTGGCCGAGCTTCTGGAAGCCGCTGGACAACGCCGTGGGCGAGCGCAAGGACCGCACGCTGGGCATGGTCCGCACCGAGATCCACTGCCGGCGCTGCGGCGGCCATCTCGGCC
It encodes the following:
- the msrB gene encoding peptide-methionine (R)-S-oxide reductase MsrB, encoding MIDRRILLASAASLAALFSFNWLRGTPARAAEKFEVEKTDAEWRKQLTPQQYEILRQEGTERPGSSPLLKEHRKGIFACAGCDNPLFASETKYESGTGWPSFWKPLDNAVGERKDRTLGMVRTEIHCRRCGGHLGHVFDDGPKPTGLRYCMDGFAMVFKPTSPSAS